tccacctccctcacacccacacacccacaagagtgccagcacagactctaccatccacctccctcacacccacacacccacaagagtgccagcacagactctaccatccacctccctcacacccacacacccacaagagtgccagcacagactctaccatccacctccctcacacccacacacccacaagagtgccagcacagactctaccatccacctccctcacacccacacacccacaagagtgccagcacagactctaccatccacctccctcacacccacacacccacaagagtgccagcacagactctaccatccacctccctcacacccacacacccacaagagtgccagcacagactctaccatccacctccctcacacccacacacccacaagagtgccagcacagactctaccatccacctccctcacacccacacacccacaagagtgccagcacagactctaccatccacctccctcacacccacacacccacaagagtgccagcacagactctaccatccacctctctcacacccacacacccacaagagtgccagcacagactctaccatccacctccctcacacccacacacccacaagagtgccagcacagactctaccatccacctccctcacacccacacacccacaagagtgccagcacagactctaccatccacctccctcacacccacacacccacaagagtgccagcacagactctaccatccacctccctcacacccacacacccacaagagtgccagcacaaACTCcaccatccacctccctcactCCCATTGGTAGATGCATTCACTGAGCTATCATGAAGTTGCAGTAGAAATCACAATTCATTATTATCTTATTACTCAATCCTGCAGGGGTCCTGCTCTCGGGTCCTGGATTCCCCCCCCAGAGGGGTGTCCAAGCTGAATGCCGGAAACACGTGCAGGCGATTTGTGCGTCTCTGGGTTCATCTCCAGGATCAATGACGTCACCGCACCCAGTCCCCTGACAAAGTGACTAAAACCATTGCTGCTAATCCAATTAGCTTGACTGCTGTCCAAAAAGCCCAGAAGGGATTCCTGCTTTCTGGTCAGTGAACGTGTAGTCTGGATAAGTCAGCTGCATCCTGTTTTTTGATCTGATGTTATTTTCACATCTCTACcagttcaaagtttttttttagttttttttttttgatttttctaTTGCGTCTCTGTGGGCTCgtgtatcattttttaaaaagtacaatcaATTCCGAATTCTACTACGTGCGCCCGTCTCGTCCACTCCAGCTGACCCCAGCTGCATCCACAGGAAATAAGAAACCCATTGAGCAACTCTCAATCACATACAACACGCACTGGTGAACTGCACACGTTACTTAAAGGCACAGTAAGCAATTAGTAAAGGATCATTGCAGAGTTATGGATGTGTTTTATGTCTTTGCAGACGTCCTATCAGACCAGCTGAGCTACCCTCTACAGGAGGCAGATCACCAGCTCTCCCAATTCAGCCAGTATACCGGGATGCAGTTCTCGCCCATGCTGCAGGGGGCGCCCTCTTCTCCGTCCTGCTACGCCCCCTACCCATACTGCTTGCAGTACCCCGAGGGGCAGTACCAGTTGGGGGGGTGTGAGCTGGGCAAACCCTCCTACACGCTGCCCCCTGAGCTGGACCCCAGCGGGGTGCCCGTCCTCCCTGGCATGGCTGGCATCCCCACTCTGAAGCGTCCTCGCCTGGGACTCCGAGGGCAGGAGGagctgtgtgtggtgtgcggGGACAAGGCCTCGGGGTACCACTACAACGCACTCACCTGCGAGGGCTGTAAAGGTACGGAGAGGCAGGAGGGCACTGAGTCTGGCTTGTTATTGGTAAGCCAGCGTGAGAGGCGCGATCTGTAAATTTAATTCATTATTAGCTTAGGAGAAAATACTGTTGTGCTGACGTACTGTACTGACGAAATGATGGCATGCCACTGAGGTGACGGCATGTTCATTCACTTTGCACGCTCCACTGGATCTTGCATTGCGCTCGCTGGACTCAGCCGCGCTGAGAGGCAGGCTCTGGGTGTTAAACTGACTCTGTCCATGTCTGCAGGGTTCTTCCGACGGAGCATCACGAAGAAGGCGGTGTACCAGTGCAAGAGCGGCGGGCACTGCGAGATGGACATGTACATGCGCCGGAAGTGCCAGGAGTGCCGTCTGAACAAGTGCAGAGCAGTGGGCATGCTGGCAGAGTGTGAGTGCAGAGTAACCTTCAGGGCTCTGAAACACATCGAGAAGCTGCCCACAGTCACAACACTTCTGAACAAGTGCAGAGCAGTGGGCATGCTGGCAGAGTGTGAGTGCAGAGTAACCTTCAGGGCTCTGAAACACATCGAGAAGCTGCCCACAGTCACAACACTTCTGAACAAGTGCAGAGCAGTGGGCATGCTGGCAGTGTGAGTGCAGAGTAACCTTCAGGGCTCTGAAACACATCGAGAAGCTGCCCACAGTCACAACACTTCTGAACAAGTGCAGAGCAGTGGGCATGCTGGCAGAGTGTGAGTGCAGAGTAACCTTCAGGGCTCTGAAACACATCGAGAAGCTTCCCACTGTCACAACACTTCTGAACAAGTGCAGAGCAGTGGGCATGCTGGCAGAGTGTGAGTGCAGAGTAACCTTCAGGGCTCTGAAACACATCGAGAAGCTGCCCACAGTCACAACACTTCTGAACAAGTGCAGAGCAGTGGGCATGCTGGCAGAGTGTGAGTGCAGAGTAACCTTCAGGGCTCTGAAACACATCGGGAAGCTGCCCACAGTCACAACACTTCTGAACAAGTGCAGAGCGGGGGGCATGCTGGCAGTGGAAGTGGGATTCTTCAATGATGCAGTTCCGGGGAAAATTAGTTATTAGGAACCGAATGGGCATTGATGCGGAGAGTGGCCTGGCCTTGTTCGTTACTTtgtaaaaacatggcaaagtgAAGTACAACACAGGAAATGCATTCTAAAACACATGCATTGTTATTGTGCAGTGACTATGATAAAGCATCTAAATTAATCAGTCAGCCAGGATACAGCATAAGAATTGCACATGGTTAAACATGAATGGTGGGTATCAGGTCTCATGAAACACATGCTCCATGGATTTTCTGGGGTGCGTGTGCTCATGGTTGTCAGATACAGCCCAGTGTCACTCTTCTCAGCTCTGCTCCTAGCACCGGCCTCACTGCCTCACCCTGCTCCCTgcctctccctgcctctcccaGGTCTACTGACGGAGGTCCAGTGCAAATCCAAACGGCTCCGCAAGAACGCCAAGCAGGGCCTGGACTTCCTGTGCAGCATCAAGCTGGAGGAAGAGTGGCCAGAGAGCAAGCAGGTCTCCTCCACAACCCGACAGCCTGCCCAGGTAGTCCTCTCACAGGTCCTCTTCTTAATGTCTCACGAGCGGCTGTCACACACCAAAGTGCCCGCTTTTACATGGAGATGCAGCTGacggtggtttttttttttttcagcttcagaaaACATTGATGATGGTAAGGACAGAACttgcaaatgcatttaaaaacaaacccaccTTTTCAGAGCTCGTGCGTACCATTGCATTTGCAAGGCGCTCATGTGTAAGCGGTCAGGATTTGAGGTGCTTTGGGTTTGAAAATGGAGGGTGCATGGCTGCCGCTGACCGATTGTTTTTGCTGTCGGTGTTTTTAGGAGCGTGTGGAGCTGACCTCTCAGGAGCAGCAGCTGTTGGATTATATTGTGGAGGCTCATCGCAGGTACCGAGCGCCACAGGAGGCCCCCCGAAAAAGTGTAGGGCACCCCTTCCTCTGCTTCCACTGCTAGCTCCCATCCCCTCTCCTTCTCACTCCCTTAACTGATTCAAATTCCTTTTCCCATCGAGCAATTTCTTGGGGTCCAAGGCGGCTGTGTCATGTTATAGATTGCGTGTTATACTCTGCTCCGAACAAACTGCAGCAGCCATATCCACTCATTCAGGGACTGAGGTTTCAATACATTGAATCCCAGTACAGGGACCTGACCCTGACGCATTTCTGTTTCCTCTTGTCTTGCGTTCTCTTCTCACGGACACAGCTGCACAGACACTCCAACTTGGCAAGTGACTCACTGAACGAGTTTCAGGCAGAACTGGGAAGCTTTTTCATGAGAAATCCCAGCCAGATTAACAGTGATGTAGTTTCCCAGAATGCCGTCTCTGAATAGGTCTGGTGGTAAACAGCAGGGAGTGCAGCCACACAGCTGGAGGTCATGGGGACATTATGAAACTCTTCAGGTCCACTGACTCACACCTCAATGCATTCAGCTGCCCTGCCTCTTCTATGCTATGCTGGTGACCgtgtctctccctgtctctgcaGCAGCGAGGCGAGGCGGCTGACCCTGGTCTGGGAGCCCTGAGGCTGTCCGGCGCAGCAGCACTGCATGCGCAAGAACTGCTGGAGTTCACTAAGAGCCTGCCTGGTAAGCCGGTCACCTTTCCCCTTGGAATGGACTCTTCCCTGGACCGGACTGCATTCAAGCAGCTAACACAATCCTACAGATCTCAGCTGATGTAGAGCTCTGCAGGTCTCACATGTCACATTTACGGCTGTTTcgtttgctgtttattttgaagCAGGTTTAATACATTGCTGTGCGCTAGACTGACTTAAATATAGACTGGCCGCTGTTCTGTGCTTGCAGAATGCACAGTGGAATCGGATTCAAGCTGTCTCTTTTAGAGATCCCAAACCTCAATATATGCCAGTAAACCAGCATGGAACTGGAATCAGGTATGCTGTTTTAATGGCACACAGGCTCAGTACTGATTCCTTCGAACCCCACTGAGTTCAACATGTAAACTCTCATTCGACAGGATCAGTTGCATGAGGACCAGTGCTCCCTTGTGCATGtaaatgtatctctctctctctctctctctctctctctctctctctctctctcagggttcCAGCAGCTACACCACGATGATCAGTCTGCTCTGCTCAGAGGCTCTGTTGTGGAAGCCATGTTCCTGCACTCGGCCCAGCTCCACAACGAGAGCGCTGGAGAGGGGGCGGGTGCAGGTAGGATTCAATTAACATCTGTGCTATTAGGGATCCCGTCCGATTCCCAGTGTCCTGCACTGAGGTGCCAGATCCGCGCACCCCCAGATCCTGCCTTCAGCAGTGCCACTTAAAGGGTCAGCTACGTGAGGACAGCTGGAcgcctctgtctctgtctcaggGCTCCCCAGCGGGGTGCATACAGATTAGCTCAAACGggctgttgtgttgtttttgcaaGAAGAGCAAACAGTTTGTCCGCCTCGACCTGGTCAAACAATCGCTGCCGTGAGGATTGACACCGAGCAGCTTCTTCAACAAACAATGGCCATCTTTGTGATCTGTGTTTCAGGTGCTGTCGGGCTGCCCTGGTTTGTTGGATATGGGACGAGTCTTGATGGGAAGCCAGTATACTCACCAAACCCTGAGCAAGACACCTCAACACATCTTCCCAGTACGTCATGGGCTATGTATAGATAGACGGGCTTCAACAGTTCATAAAgataaatcattatttaaaaaagatatgAATAAGCAGCTTTAACTGGGTTCAGCTCTGTTTTGAAGGAGTGCTAGTTTGTTCTGGTCTCACCCTGGCACATTGGGAGTGGGATAGCTAACCCTGGCTGTGCTTCCCTCCTGCAGCTGCTACTGGAGACGATGCGCTCCGGCCAGTGTATCACTTCTACAGGAGCCTGAGGGACCTGAACCTGACGGAGCAGGAGTACGCGCTCCTTGCTGCCATGGTGCTGCTCTCCTCTGGTGAGTCAGATCCATGTGCGCCTCTGAACCACTGGGGATCCGACTGCAACCTGAAAACCCGCAGTCATCGTACAACCCGCGGAATGAAACTGATGCGTAAGATCACAGCGTGGCCGATGCCAAACACAGGGGTCTGTCATTATCAGCATGTGATTGCATGAGCCCTCCCTTCAATGACGGCTTCTTAGTTGCAAATGATATCGTTTTAAACGAAGCAATGTTCTTTTATTACGATTGGAAATGTCTTTTTCAGATGAATCGTTGTCCAAAATGTTCTCGAGGAAGGGAGGTAAGCTAAACATCTTCTGTTCTCTGTTAATACCCTTGCACCTTCTCTAACCCTCTCAGACCGCCCGTTCCTGAAGAGCCGGGAGCAGGTGGAGAGACTGCAGGAGCCGCTGCTGGAGCTCCTGTACAAGTTCTCCAAGCTCCGGCACCCCGGGGATCCCCAGCACTTCGCTCGTCTGCTGGGCCGGCTGACGGAGCTCCGCACGCTTGGCCACCACCACAGCGGCGTGCTGAGCGCACTGCGCGGGAGAGACCAGGCACTGCCACCACCACTCTGCGAGACCTGGGAGCGGCAGTGACGGGGGCAGGACCCCCCCGCCCGCAGCCTGCCCCCCCTCACCCTCACACTGTTTCAAATGGACCCAGAGCAGCTGGTTGGAAACGGGTCTCTCCACTTCGGTTTGACGGAGGAAGAAGCGCCGACGTGAAAATGGCCACGTCTGCCGATTGTTTCATTTTCGAACAGTCTGAATATGCCTGGATAAGAGTTAGTCTGGCGCTAGGCGACAGCAGACCCAAACCTCCGGTGAACAGAAATGCCATGTCTTTACAAGACAGTGAAAGTCTGTAACTAGGAGAAGTGCCGGCCGCACTGGTGATGTGAAGACATCAGTACTGTCTAGAGGAAATGGACTTGTCCAAATGGGTCTCATGAAATGTGTGCGGGGAACCTTACCAGCATCACTACAACTCAgatctgcttaataataataataataataataataatataataataataataccaaagcAAGCAGAAATAGGAATACATTAAACCTTCTGAATTTgcatcatatttatttttgtaaatttacatATCCCAATTGATGTgttcagggattgaaataagactcctgttgcacagcagtttccccAATGCCAGGTTTCACaaagagcttgattagccacagtgtgtagctaacgagctcaggtgcgtcttattaaactcacagtgaaaccaggaatggatcacgctgctatgcaatgggagtctaataCAGTCCATCCCTGGTGATGTCATTGATCCCCAGTGTCTTTCACGCAGTCTGCCTACCGCTGAAGCACAAGCCTGCGAGCACACCTTTGCAGCAAAGCGCATCGCCCGTCAGCTTATTATATTACAAGACGTGGCATTTTAAACGGGCTCACAGCTCATCGCTGCGGGTCTGCTGTTCCAGTATCGAGCTAGCCCCCCTCCAAAGCTGTCTTTGCCCGTAGCTGGGACCACAAGCCTTACCCATTCCATGCCAATCATGTGATCATGTGCCCTTTAACTCTGCCAGCCCCAGAAACGAGCCGATTCTGTTTGAGCAAGTACAGGAATGGTCTTTTATAGAGTGTTTCCTTTTGTATAAATGAGAGCATCGTGCCTCTAGTCTGTGTGTATGAATGCTATTGtgcgtattattattatataataacatCCTGTAAACGCttcagatgtact
Above is a window of Polyodon spathula isolate WHYD16114869_AA chromosome 25, ASM1765450v1, whole genome shotgun sequence DNA encoding:
- the LOC121300177 gene encoding bile acid receptor-like isoform X3 — translated: MREWEESELSMAANSYIAVPEGYCASEPLQYYDVLSDQLSYPLQEADHQLSQFSQYTGMQFSPMLQGAPSSPSCYAPYPYCLQYPEGQYQLGGCELGKPSYTLPPELDPSGVPVLPGMAGIPTLKRPRLGLRGQEELCVVCGDKASGYHYNALTCEGCKGFFRRSITKKAVYQCKSGGHCEMDMYMRRKCQECRLNKCRAVGMLAECLLTEVQCKSKRLRKNAKQGLDFLCSIKLEEEWPESKQVSSTTRQPAQLQKTLMMERVELTSQEQQLLDYIVEAHRRYRAPQEAPRKSQRGEAADPGLGALRLSGAAALHAQELLEFTKSLPGFQQLHHDDQSALLRGSVVEAMFLHSAQLHNESAGEGAGAAATGDDALRPVYHFYRSLRDLNLTEQEYALLAAMVLLSSDRPFLKSREQVERLQEPLLELLYKFSKLRHPGDPQHFARLLGRLTELRTLGHHHSGVLSALRGRDQALPPPLCETWERQ
- the LOC121300177 gene encoding bile acid receptor-like isoform X1, with protein sequence MREWEESELSMAANSYIAVPEGYCASEPLQYYDVLSDQLSYPLQEADHQLSQFSQYTGMQFSPMLQGAPSSPSCYAPYPYCLQYPEGQYQLGGCELGKPSYTLPPELDPSGVPVLPGMAGIPTLKRPRLGLRGQEELCVVCGDKASGYHYNALTCEGCKGFFRRSITKKAVYQCKSGGHCEMDMYMRRKCQECRLNKCRAVGMLAECLLTEVQCKSKRLRKNAKQGLDFLCSIKLEEEWPESKQVSSTTRQPAQLQKTLMMERVELTSQEQQLLDYIVEAHRRYRAPQEAPRKSQRGEAADPGLGALRLSGAAALHAQELLEFTKSLPGFQQLHHDDQSALLRGSVVEAMFLHSAQLHNESAGEGAGAGAVGLPWFVGYGTSLDGKPVYSPNPEQDTSTHLPTATGDDALRPVYHFYRSLRDLNLTEQEYALLAAMVLLSSDRPFLKSREQVERLQEPLLELLYKFSKLRHPGDPQHFARLLGRLTELRTLGHHHSGVLSALRGRDQALPPPLCETWERQ
- the LOC121300177 gene encoding bile acid receptor-like isoform X2; translated protein: MREWEESELSMAANSYIAVPEGYCASEPLQYYDVLSDQLSYPLQEADHQLSQFSQYTGMQFSPMLQGAPSSPSCYAPYPYCLQYPEGQYQLGGCELGKPSYTLPPELDPSGVPVLPGMAGIPTLKRPRLGLRGQEELCVVCGDKASGYHYNALTCEGCKGFFRRSITKKAVYQCKSGGHCEMDMYMRRKCQECRLNKCRAVGMLAECLLTEVQCKSKRLRKNAKQGLDFLCSIKLEEEWPESKQVSSTTRQPAQERVELTSQEQQLLDYIVEAHRRYRAPQEAPRKSQRGEAADPGLGALRLSGAAALHAQELLEFTKSLPGFQQLHHDDQSALLRGSVVEAMFLHSAQLHNESAGEGAGAGAVGLPWFVGYGTSLDGKPVYSPNPEQDTSTHLPTATGDDALRPVYHFYRSLRDLNLTEQEYALLAAMVLLSSDRPFLKSREQVERLQEPLLELLYKFSKLRHPGDPQHFARLLGRLTELRTLGHHHSGVLSALRGRDQALPPPLCETWERQ
- the LOC121300177 gene encoding bile acid receptor-like isoform X4, whose product is MREWEESELSMAANSYIAVPEGYCASEPLQYYDVLSDQLSYPLQEADHQLSQFSQYTGMQFSPMLQGAPSSPSCYAPYPYCLQYPEGQYQLGGCELGKPSYTLPPELDPSGVPVLPGMAGIPTLKRPRLGLRGQEELCVVCGDKASGYHYNALTCEGCKGFFRRSITKKAVYQCKSGGHCEMDMYMRRKCQECRLNKCRAVGMLAECLLTEVQCKSKRLRKNAKQGLDFLCSIKLEEEWPESKQVSSTTRQPAQQRGEAADPGLGALRLSGAAALHAQELLEFTKSLPGFQQLHHDDQSALLRGSVVEAMFLHSAQLHNESAGEGAGAGAVGLPWFVGYGTSLDGKPVYSPNPEQDTSTHLPTATGDDALRPVYHFYRSLRDLNLTEQEYALLAAMVLLSSDRPFLKSREQVERLQEPLLELLYKFSKLRHPGDPQHFARLLGRLTELRTLGHHHSGVLSALRGRDQALPPPLCETWERQ